A DNA window from Peptostreptococcaceae bacterium contains the following coding sequences:
- a CDS encoding ABC transporter ATP-binding protein — translation MIKLMRFLKPFIALILLTVILLFGQAMADLALPDYMSRIVNNGIQQSGVEYAIPEIMIEDDFQYLMLFMTPEEMDDVNGIYSRVAPEDKDYGEYDLKAEGKAIYVLDEDAEYSVSEIEPIMAKSLLAYTGISRIIMDEGSKGMEIDGMIIPPDADVFELLARMPLEKRLAAAERLIGQIPENNESMLIQVGTRALAEYNASIGIDVAGNQRGYILGIGAIMIVITILGAMASISVGFLAARIAAGVGKNLRKTIFTKIESFSNQEFDKFSTASLITRSTNDVTQIQSLLVMLLRIIFYAPIMGIGGVFMALEKSGSMSWIIALAVIVLIGMIIVIFSIALPKFKLVQKLIDRLNMVTRENLAGMMVIRAFNTQAFEEKRFDDANRELTATNLFVNRLMVFFQPAMMLIMNGTSLLIVWVGAHQIANSAMKVGDMMAYMQYALQIIFAFLMLSMMFIMVPRAIVSAQRISEVLDVEPVILDPKNPVKPNANGAGEVVYEDVEFGFPGAEESLLKNISFVAKPGETTAIIGATGSGKTTLVNLLPRFYDIKNGEIKIDGVNISDMTMHDLRDMIGYVPQKASLFSGTIESNLKYANEEASADELSEAISIAQASDIVSEKTDGLKSEVSQHGANLSGGQKQRLSIARALVKKPKIYIIDDSFSALDFKTDSELRKALKDKTGSSTILLIAQRISTIRNADQIVVLEEGGICGIGKHEELMEKCEIYKEIALSQLSVEELS, via the coding sequence GTGATTAAGTTGATGAGATTTTTAAAACCCTTCATTGCGCTGATTCTGTTGACGGTTATTCTCCTTTTTGGACAGGCTATGGCGGATTTGGCTTTACCTGATTATATGTCTCGAATAGTCAATAATGGAATACAGCAGAGCGGAGTAGAATATGCCATTCCTGAAATAATGATTGAAGATGACTTTCAGTATTTAATGCTGTTTATGACTCCTGAAGAGATGGATGATGTCAATGGCATCTATAGTAGAGTTGCGCCTGAAGACAAGGACTATGGGGAGTATGATTTGAAGGCGGAAGGAAAGGCTATTTATGTATTAGATGAAGATGCCGAGTACTCTGTTTCCGAGATTGAGCCTATAATGGCAAAATCTCTTCTAGCTTATACAGGCATCAGCAGAATTATTATGGATGAAGGCAGCAAGGGGATGGAGATTGACGGTATGATAATCCCTCCCGATGCGGATGTGTTTGAACTACTGGCTCGAATGCCTTTAGAAAAACGCTTGGCAGCGGCCGAACGATTAATTGGTCAAATACCTGAAAATAATGAAAGCATGCTTATACAAGTGGGAACTAGGGCTTTAGCCGAATACAATGCCTCAATCGGCATTGATGTAGCGGGGAATCAGAGAGGCTACATTCTTGGAATCGGCGCCATCATGATTGTAATTACAATCTTGGGGGCGATGGCTTCCATATCGGTTGGTTTTCTTGCCGCAAGAATCGCAGCGGGCGTTGGTAAAAATCTCAGAAAGACGATTTTTACCAAGATTGAAAGCTTTTCCAACCAGGAATTTGACAAATTCTCTACGGCTTCCCTAATTACAAGAAGCACCAATGATGTCACACAGATACAGTCATTGCTTGTCATGCTGCTAAGAATTATCTTTTATGCCCCCATAATGGGTATTGGCGGGGTGTTTATGGCTCTTGAAAAAAGCGGATCGATGTCATGGATAATCGCCCTAGCGGTAATAGTACTGATAGGGATGATCATTGTAATATTCAGCATAGCTCTTCCAAAGTTTAAATTGGTACAAAAACTGATTGATAGGCTTAACATGGTAACGCGTGAAAATCTTGCCGGGATGATGGTAATAAGGGCGTTCAACACGCAGGCTTTCGAGGAGAAAAGGTTTGACGATGCGAATAGGGAACTGACGGCGACCAATCTTTTTGTCAACCGTCTAATGGTATTCTTCCAGCCGGCCATGATGCTTATCATGAACGGGACCTCGCTATTGATTGTCTGGGTTGGAGCTCACCAGATTGCAAACTCTGCCATGAAGGTTGGAGATATGATGGCCTATATGCAATATGCGTTGCAGATAATCTTTGCATTCCTGATGCTGTCAATGATGTTTATAATGGTTCCCAGAGCCATAGTGTCCGCACAGAGAATCTCGGAAGTCCTTGATGTGGAGCCTGTAATACTTGACCCGAAAAATCCAGTAAAGCCAAACGCAAATGGAGCGGGGGAAGTAGTTTATGAAGATGTCGAATTCGGATTTCCGGGGGCTGAAGAAAGCTTGTTGAAAAACATAAGCTTTGTCGCAAAACCCGGTGAAACTACCGCAATTATTGGTGCCACAGGGTCCGGCAAAACCACTCTAGTTAATTTGCTTCCTCGGTTCTACGATATAAAAAATGGTGAAATTAAAATAGACGGAGTAAATATATCAGATATGACTATGCATGATTTGAGGGATATGATCGGTTATGTGCCACAAAAGGCATCCCTATTCAGCGGAACAATCGAAAGCAATCTTAAATATGCTAACGAGGAAGCCTCGGCAGATGAATTGAGCGAGGCCATTTCCATAGCCCAGGCATCCGACATCGTAAGTGAAAAAACAGATGGTCTCAAATCCGAGGTTTCGCAACACGGCGCGAATCTTTCCGGTGGACAAAAACAACGATTGTCCATTGCGCGCGCCCTTGTAAAAAAGCCGAAAATCTATATCATAGACGACAGCTTTTCTGCGCTGGATTTCAAAACGGACTCCGAGCTTAGAAAGGCACTCAAAGACAAGACTGGAAGCAGTACTATTCTTCTTATTGCTCAAAGAATTTCGACCATCAGAAATGCAGATCAGATAGTAGTGCTTGAAGAAGGCGGCATTTGCGGAATTGGCAAACACGAAGAACTCATGGAAAAATGCGAGATATACAAAGAGATTGCTTTATCGCAATTGTCGGTGGAGGAATTGTCATGA